A window of Limosilactobacillus sp. WILCCON 0051 genomic DNA:
AGTTACGAATTCTCGCCTGCTTTGTTGAATCTGGGCAAAGCTGTTAACGATTGTCGTGGTCATGCGTATAGGCAGTACTTTGGGGCACGTTTATAAATGAATTTCTGCAAATGATCGCTAAAACATAAAAAGTCCTGCAAAACTTCATGAGTCTTGCAGGACTTTGCTTAATCTTTTAATAGTTCTTTGGCAGCTTTGATCTGGGCCTCGACTTGAGCAAAGCCAGTTCCGCCTGCTGAATTCCGTCGTTCAACGGCTACTTTTGGCTGCAGCACGTGATAGACGTCTTCAGTGATCAAAGGACTGATCTTTTGATATTCCGCTAAGCTGATATCGCTAAGGTTCTTACCGGTCTTCAATCCCTTTAAGACCAGCTCGCCAACGATTTCGTGAGCCTGTCTAAATGGAATGCCTTTGCTGGCCAGATAGTCCGCCAGCTCAGTAGCATTTGAAAAATCATTGTGGACGGCATGTTCCATCTTGTCTCGGTTGACTTTCAACGTTTCAACCATGCCGGCCATGATCTTGAGACTAGGGATGATGGTTTTGACGGCATCAAAAACGCCTTCCTTGTCTTCTTGCATGTCTTTATTGTATGCGAGCGGCAGGCCCTTCATGGTGGTCAAAAGTCCCATCAAGTCGCCATAAACCCGACCAGTCTTGCCCCGAATCAGTTCTGCCGTATCGGGATTTTTCTTTTGCGGCATGATCGAGCTGCCTGTGGAGTAGGCATCTGAAAGCTCAATATAGCCGAATTCATAGCTGCACCAGTAGATCAATTCCTCGCACATCCGCGACAGGTGCATCATCAAAATGCTGGCGCTGCTGAGAAATTCTAAGACAAAGTCACGATCAGATACCGCGTCCAGCGAGTTGTGATAAATATCTGAGAAACCAAGGTACTTCGCACTCAATTGACGATCGATTGGAAAAGTCGTTCCCGCCAAAGCCGCCGCGCCCAACGGAGAGACGTCGGTATGCTGCATGTTGAATTTGAATCGTTCAGCGTCACGCTGCAGCATCTGGAAATATGCCATCAGATAATGACCATATGAGATCGGCTGGGCATGCTGCATGTGAGTATAACCCGGCATGATGGTTTCAACATTGTCGCTGGCCTTGTCAACCAGGACCTGCTGCAGCTTTTTGATGGCCGCGATTACTTGAGGCAGCCGCTCTTTGACGTACAGATGCAGATCAGTGGCAACCTGGTCGTTTCGACTCCGCCCAGTGTGCAGCTTGCCGGCTACCGGACCGATTTCTGCCGTCAAGAGTGCCTCAATGTTCATATGAATGTCTTCATTTTCAATATTGAAGGACAGTTTGCCTTGCTTCAGCTTTTCATCAAGCGTCTCCAGGCCTTTGATGATGGCATCGGCGTCGGCAGCGTCAAGGATCTTGGTTGCCTTAAGCATCTTGACGTGGGCCAATGATCCTTGAATGTCTTCTTGGGCCATCTCTTGGTCAAAGGTGATTGAAGCCCCGAATTTATTTACCAAATCGGAGCCAGACTCTTCAAACCGTCCACCCCACATCCGCTTAATCGGCACTGATGGTTTCCCCCTTTACGCTAGGTTCAGATTGGTTCTTGGCAGCATTGGCCTGCACTTGAGCATAGACCTTGTCAGGCAGTTCCCAAAGCTTGATGAAGCCACCAGCAGCTTCCTGATCAAATTCATCGGCAGAGGTGTAGGTAGCCAGATTCTTGTCGTATAAGGAATTAGGAGACTTCCGACCTTCACAGACAACGTTGCCTTTAAACAGCTTGACCCGAACCGTGCCGTTGACGTCTTTTTGCGTTTCTTTAATGAATGCTTGAATGGCCTTCATTAATGGCGAGTACCACAGACCATTGTAGATCAGGTTGGCCATCTTCAGTTCAACGACCGGCTTGAAGTGAGCTGCCTCACGTTCCAGAGTCAGGTCTTCCAGATCTTTGTGCGCCTTCAAAAGAACCGTAGCTGCAGGACATTCGTAGATTTCACGCGACTTGATGCCGACCAGCCGATTTTCAACGTGATCGATCCGGCCAATTCCGTGTTTGCCGGCAATCTTGTCGAGCTTCATGATCAGTTCGGCCAGTGGCATGGCTTCACCGTTAAGGGCAACCGGCTTGCCGTGTGCGAATTGAATCTCCATGATTTCTGGCGTGTCCGGCGTTTTTTCAATTGGGTTGGTCCGGTCATAAGCGTCTTCAGGAGCGCTGGCCCATGGATCTTCAAGAATCCCACATTCATTGGCACGGCCCCACAGGTTTTCGTCAATCGAGTAGGGGCTTTCCATGGTGATTGGAACGGGAATGCCATTCTTCTTGGCATAGTCGATTTCTTCTTCCCGTGACCAGTGCCAGTCACGAATTGGGTCTTCAATCTTCATGTCGGGAGCCAGTGCATGGATGCCGGCTTCAAAACGAACCTGATCATTGCCTTTCCCAGTGCAGCCATGGGCGATGGCAGTAGCACCGTATTCCTTGGCAACGGCAACGAGCTTTTGAACAATCAGAGGTCGGGAAAGAGCAGAAACCAGGGGATATTCTTGTTCGTACATGGCATTGCTTTGCAGAGCGGGCAGGACAAAGTTTTCCGCAAAGTCTTCTTTTGCATCGATAACGACGGATGCATAGGCGCCGACTTGGCTTCCTTTGGCCTTGATGGCTTCCAGGTCCTTGCCTTCACCAACGTCAATACAGCATGCAATTACGTCGTAGCCTTTGTTCTTAAGCCAGGCAATAGCGACTGAGGTATCCAGGCCGCCAGAATAAGCTAAAACGATTTTTTCCTTTTCTTGTTTCATAAGTTCTTCCTCCGATATTTCTGTTTCTGATTGCTCTTAATTTATAATTGATTTATAAATTGTCATTAAATATACATAAAAACGAATAAAAAGTCAACAATTCTTTATATTTTTGGATTTTATTCAAAAGATAAACAGAGAAGATTAAAGGATGCATAATTGCGCCAAACGTTTGCAGTACGGTATTTCACGTCCTTGGGAGCTAAAGTGAGAAAATGGTTAAAAATTTTTATCCATTTTTTTATGCACTAAGCAGGCCGTCATCAGTCAGTTTGATCAGCCATTGATTCAGCAGTTTTTGAAAGCGATATCAAAACGGAGTATATAAAAGGAAGAGAACCTTTTTGATTTGACAAAAAAATATTTCACAAATGTGGTATTTTACACTTGTGTTATAACACAGACGTGATATAATAAAAAACGTAAAGGAAGTGAGCATGGTGCGAATCGACATCAAGCATTATTTGGACGTGAATCACTTGACGATCTATCAAGTGTCCAAACGATCCGGCTACGGCTACACGACCTTGCACAAATCGTTCAACAAGGAGCAGACCAGTGCCACACCGCTGAATCTGCGCGACTTGGATGCTTTGGCTCGGGCACAGCACCGCAAGATGTGGGAAGTGTTAAAAGAGCTGGAAGAGCATTACCTGGAGCGATAATCGCATAGTGTAGCAGTAGGAGGTCGAGTGTAACAGCATTGGGCCTTTTATTGACCACTGATTTAGCGAACTACAATTGAATATTAACAATAGGGGGAATAGCTTATGGCACAAATTCCAGTAGATCCATTCGATGACATGAATGACATTTTTAACCAGATGATGGGCGGCTTGAACGGCTTTAATACCGAAAATCGCCGCTATCTGATCAATGGACGTGAAGTGACCCCAGAAGAGTACGCTCAGTATCGAAGAACCGGCAAGCTGCCGCAAGCAGATGCCAAGCAGCCAACTGTGAAGGCACCTAAAAAAGGCGGCATGCTGGCCAAACTGGGGCGCAATCTAACTGAAGAAGCCAAGGCTGGCAAATTGGATCCAGTGATTGGCCGTAACAAAGAAATTCAAGAAACTGCGGAAATCCTCAGCCGCCGGATCAAGAACAATCCAGTCTTGGTCGGTGATGCCGGGGTTGGTAAGACGGCGGTCGTTGAAGGATTGGCACAGGCCATCGTCAACGGCGACGTACCAGCCGCAATTAAAAACAAGCAGATCATCAGCATTGATATTTCCAGTCTGGAAGCCGGGACGCAATACCGGGGCAGCTTTGAGGAAAACATGCAAAAGCTGGTCGATGAAGTCAAAAAAGCCGGCAACGTGATCCTGTTCTTTGACGAGATTCATCAGATCATTGGTGCCGGCAGCTCTGGCGATGGCAATGGCTCAAAAGGGATGTCTGACATCTTAAAGCCTGCCCTGTCCAGAGGCGAGATTACGATTATTGGGGCTACGACGCAGGATGAATACCGTAACACGATCATGAAGGATGCAGCCTTGTCGCGGCGGTTCAATCCAGTGGTTGTTAACGCGCCAAGCAAGGAAGATACATTTAAGATCCTGCAGGGAATTCGAGGTCT
This region includes:
- the argH gene encoding argininosuccinate lyase → MPIKRMWGGRFEESGSDLVNKFGASITFDQEMAQEDIQGSLAHVKMLKATKILDAADADAIIKGLETLDEKLKQGKLSFNIENEDIHMNIEALLTAEIGPVAGKLHTGRSRNDQVATDLHLYVKERLPQVIAAIKKLQQVLVDKASDNVETIMPGYTHMQHAQPISYGHYLMAYFQMLQRDAERFKFNMQHTDVSPLGAAALAGTTFPIDRQLSAKYLGFSDIYHNSLDAVSDRDFVLEFLSSASILMMHLSRMCEELIYWCSYEFGYIELSDAYSTGSSIMPQKKNPDTAELIRGKTGRVYGDLMGLLTTMKGLPLAYNKDMQEDKEGVFDAVKTIIPSLKIMAGMVETLKVNRDKMEHAVHNDFSNATELADYLASKGIPFRQAHEIVGELVLKGLKTGKNLSDISLAEYQKISPLITEDVYHVLQPKVAVERRNSAGGTGFAQVEAQIKAAKELLKD
- a CDS encoding argininosuccinate synthase translates to MKQEKEKIVLAYSGGLDTSVAIAWLKNKGYDVIACCIDVGEGKDLEAIKAKGSQVGAYASVVIDAKEDFAENFVLPALQSNAMYEQEYPLVSALSRPLIVQKLVAVAKEYGATAIAHGCTGKGNDQVRFEAGIHALAPDMKIEDPIRDWHWSREEEIDYAKKNGIPVPITMESPYSIDENLWGRANECGILEDPWASAPEDAYDRTNPIEKTPDTPEIMEIQFAHGKPVALNGEAMPLAELIMKLDKIAGKHGIGRIDHVENRLVGIKSREIYECPAATVLLKAHKDLEDLTLEREAAHFKPVVELKMANLIYNGLWYSPLMKAIQAFIKETQKDVNGTVRVKLFKGNVVCEGRKSPNSLYDKNLATYTSADEFDQEAAGGFIKLWELPDKVYAQVQANAAKNQSEPSVKGETISAD